One window of the Mycobacterium xenopi genome contains the following:
- a CDS encoding LLM class flavin-dependent oxidoreductase, with product MRFSYAEAMTDPAFYIPLAKAAEAAGYTAMTIPDSLAYPLESDAKYPYTPDGSREFLDGKPFIEAFVLAAALGAVTITLRFNFFVLKLPVRPPALVAKQAGSLAALIGDRVGLGVGTSPWPEDYELMGVPFAKRGRRIDECIEIVRGLTTGDYFEFHGEFYDIPKAKMTPAPTKPIPILVGGHADAALRRAARADGWMHGGGGPDDLDRLLARLKRFRDEEGKTGPFEIHVISPEGFTVDGVKRLEDKGVTDVIVGFRAPYAKGPDTEPLDAKIRNLETFAEKVITKV from the coding sequence GTGCGGTTCAGCTACGCGGAGGCCATGACCGACCCGGCGTTCTACATCCCGTTGGCCAAGGCGGCCGAAGCGGCCGGATATACCGCCATGACCATTCCCGACAGCCTCGCCTACCCCTTAGAGTCCGACGCGAAGTATCCATACACTCCCGACGGCAGCCGGGAATTTCTCGACGGCAAACCGTTCATCGAGGCGTTCGTCTTGGCGGCCGCGTTGGGCGCGGTGACGATTACGCTGAGGTTCAACTTCTTCGTCCTCAAACTGCCCGTCCGACCGCCGGCACTGGTGGCCAAGCAGGCCGGTTCACTGGCGGCCTTGATCGGCGACCGGGTTGGCCTGGGCGTCGGCACCAGCCCCTGGCCTGAGGATTACGAGCTGATGGGCGTGCCATTCGCTAAGCGCGGCAGGCGAATTGACGAATGCATCGAAATCGTTCGAGGGCTTACCACCGGCGACTACTTCGAGTTCCACGGCGAGTTCTACGACATTCCCAAGGCAAAGATGACCCCGGCACCAACTAAGCCGATCCCGATCTTGGTCGGGGGCCATGCCGATGCCGCGCTGCGCCGCGCGGCCCGCGCCGATGGATGGATGCACGGGGGCGGCGGGCCGGACGACCTTGACCGGCTGCTCGCGCGGCTCAAGCGGTTCCGCGACGAGGAGGGGAAGACCGGCCCGTTCGAAATCCATGTGATTTCCCCCGAAGGCTTTACCGTTGACGGCGTTAAACGACTGGAGGACAAGGGTGTCACCGACGTGATCGTGGGTTTTCGCGCACCCTACGCCAAGGGACCCGACACCGAGCCGCTCGACGCCAAGATTCGCAACCTGGAGACGTTCGCCGAGAAGGTGATCACGAAGGTCTAG
- a CDS encoding DUF4873 domain-containing protein, whose translation MTKTAATAEPRHDVVVAGGGAEAACARTALTEAGLTCFVLQDRVLTAVFDDDTDTWTLTTSGGQTCRGRVAIATDSRLFVPWIPKLQGQHDFRGMWFHSATPSRDFDPAGKRVAVIGADSTGGREIERLVASAASVAVFAYSPRRFVPMLPGPATRTKRWVRRHAWPVQQAAPKRRPELVGAPIDAVTPNGIRTCDGEHHDVDAIIYGTGFRIADHVRDDSLVGTRGITLRQAWHDGMEPYLGVAVHGFPNYFLITGPDYQAQERHIIDCLRLMARRDSARIEVRRSSQQVFNERVYLRCPGWPPVASAFDLSSSIDLNDHAYDGPATLRIADTDRPVRVRLTGYVDPIDGQFHWQGTLFDNLPTDLLQRTRTVTLAVGERSAPARIVEETPQHTHTIVGVGMPPFASAPR comes from the coding sequence GTGACGAAAACGGCCGCTACCGCTGAGCCGCGTCACGACGTCGTCGTCGCCGGGGGCGGTGCGGAAGCGGCGTGCGCGCGAACAGCACTCACGGAGGCAGGCCTCACCTGTTTTGTTCTGCAAGATCGTGTCCTTACCGCCGTTTTCGACGACGACACCGACACCTGGACGCTGACCACCAGCGGCGGCCAGACCTGCCGTGGCCGCGTGGCAATTGCCACCGACAGTCGGCTGTTCGTCCCGTGGATCCCAAAGCTTCAGGGACAGCACGACTTTCGGGGTATGTGGTTTCACTCGGCGACGCCGAGCCGTGATTTCGATCCAGCCGGCAAACGCGTCGCGGTGATAGGCGCAGACAGCACCGGCGGCCGGGAAATCGAGCGGCTGGTTGCATCGGCGGCATCAGTCGCGGTGTTCGCGTATTCGCCCCGCCGGTTCGTCCCCATGCTGCCCGGACCGGCTACGCGCACCAAACGCTGGGTGCGCCGCCACGCATGGCCAGTGCAGCAAGCCGCGCCGAAGCGGCGGCCCGAACTGGTGGGTGCCCCCATCGACGCCGTGACCCCCAACGGCATCCGCACGTGCGACGGGGAGCACCATGACGTCGACGCGATCATCTACGGCACCGGTTTTCGCATCGCCGATCACGTTCGCGACGACTCGTTGGTCGGCACTCGCGGAATCACCCTTCGGCAGGCTTGGCACGACGGCATGGAGCCTTACCTTGGTGTGGCCGTGCACGGCTTCCCCAACTATTTCCTAATCACCGGGCCCGATTACCAAGCGCAGGAGCGCCACATCATCGACTGCCTGCGATTGATGGCTCGGCGGGACAGCGCCCGCATCGAGGTGCGCCGCAGCAGCCAGCAGGTGTTCAACGAGCGGGTATATCTGCGGTGTCCGGGGTGGCCGCCGGTGGCGTCGGCATTTGACCTGTCGTCGAGTATCGACCTGAACGACCATGCCTACGACGGCCCGGCCACCCTCAGGATTGCCGACACCGACCGGCCGGTGCGGGTCCGACTGACCGGCTATGTCGACCCGATCGACGGCCAATTCCATTGGCAAGGCACTCTTTTCGATAACTTGCCGACGGATCTTCTCCAGCGGACACGGACGGTCACACTGGCTGTCGGCGAGCGCAGCGCGCCCGCGCGCATCGTTGAAGAAACACCGCAGCACACCCACACCATCGTCGGCGTGGGCATGCCGCCGTTCGCAAGCGCACCGCGCTGA
- a CDS encoding AurF N-oxygenase family protein → MTTPVKSTGPSREEFSERLLKGSVKKSYAPIVDIDWDAPLDPDKFYLPPKTVSLYGTPMWDQMTRAQRIELSRQEFVNTLSAGIWFENILNQALLRRLMHEDPTASESHYALTELGDETRHMVMFGKAIERVGAKPVRPRLYHRIIINALPLVFRGAMLWVAALIGEEIFDALQRQMMDDPELQPMVQRLMRIHVTEEARHIQFARDGLRKRVAEMPRLNKWFMANINGLGGLFFRYLFTNPIPYARAGLNVRQARLTALHSAHRHETQRAGFAPLAAFLTEVGLMGPIARRQWARSGFL, encoded by the coding sequence ATGACCACTCCGGTGAAGTCCACCGGCCCCAGTCGCGAAGAGTTTTCGGAGCGCTTGCTGAAGGGGTCGGTGAAGAAGTCCTACGCACCGATCGTCGACATCGACTGGGACGCCCCGCTCGACCCGGACAAGTTCTACCTGCCGCCCAAGACCGTATCGTTGTACGGCACCCCGATGTGGGATCAGATGACCCGCGCGCAACGGATCGAACTGTCCCGCCAGGAATTCGTCAACACGCTCTCGGCGGGAATCTGGTTCGAGAACATCCTCAACCAGGCCCTGTTGCGCAGGCTCATGCATGAGGATCCGACGGCGTCCGAGTCGCACTATGCGCTGACCGAACTGGGTGACGAAACCCGGCACATGGTGATGTTCGGCAAGGCCATCGAGCGGGTCGGCGCCAAGCCGGTACGTCCGCGGCTGTATCACCGGATCATCATCAACGCGCTGCCGTTAGTGTTCCGCGGCGCGATGCTGTGGGTGGCCGCACTGATCGGCGAGGAAATCTTCGACGCCCTGCAGCGGCAGATGATGGACGATCCCGAGCTACAGCCAATGGTCCAGCGGCTGATGCGGATTCACGTGACCGAAGAGGCTCGTCACATCCAGTTCGCGCGCGACGGCCTGCGCAAGCGGGTGGCCGAAATGCCCAGGCTCAACAAGTGGTTCATGGCCAACATCAACGGGCTTGGTGGCCTGTTTTTCCGCTACCTGTTCACCAATCCGATCCCTTACGCTCGCGCCGGCTTAAACGTGCGCCAGGCGCGTCTGACCGCGCTCCACAGCGCGCACCGCCACGAGACTCAGCGAGCCGGCTTTGCCCCGCTGGCAGCGTTTTTGACCGAAGTCGGGTTGATGGGCCCGATCGCGCGCCGGCAGTGGGCCCGCAGCGGATTTCTGTGA
- the cobF gene encoding precorrin-6A synthase (deacetylating), with amino-acid sequence MTSRHIHVIGIGAGDPGYVTVQAIEALNDTQVFFAMDKGEAKRDLVALRREICARFIREPGYRFVELPDAPRAKDVRYLESVCDWHAARARVWASAIATELAPGNVGAFLAWGDPSLYDSTLRILAAVAAETDISYDVIPGITAVQALTARHRIPLNDVGEPVLITTGRQLRAHGLSGSAVVMLDADCSFRVCPPDTRIWWGAYLGTDHELLVSGTVAEVGEQIAALRADARERHGWIMDTYLVRA; translated from the coding sequence ATGACCAGTCGGCATATCCACGTCATCGGCATCGGGGCCGGCGACCCCGGATACGTGACTGTCCAAGCCATCGAGGCGCTCAACGACACCCAGGTCTTCTTCGCAATGGACAAGGGTGAGGCAAAGCGCGATCTCGTGGCATTGCGTCGTGAGATCTGCGCGCGGTTCATCCGGGAGCCGGGTTACCGATTCGTCGAACTGCCGGACGCGCCGCGCGCGAAGGATGTCCGCTACCTCGAGTCGGTGTGCGACTGGCATGCGGCCCGGGCGCGGGTGTGGGCCAGCGCGATCGCCACCGAACTGGCCCCGGGAAACGTAGGGGCATTTTTGGCGTGGGGCGACCCGTCGCTGTATGACAGCACGCTGCGCATCCTCGCGGCGGTGGCCGCCGAAACCGACATCAGCTATGACGTGATCCCCGGCATCACCGCCGTGCAGGCGCTGACCGCCCGGCATCGCATCCCCCTCAACGACGTCGGTGAGCCCGTCCTGATCACCACCGGCCGACAGCTGCGTGCCCACGGGTTGTCCGGCTCGGCGGTGGTAATGCTCGACGCCGACTGCTCGTTTCGCGTCTGCCCGCCCGATACCCGGATTTGGTGGGGCGCCTATTTGGGCACCGACCACGAGCTGCTGGTGTCCGGCACGGTCGCCGAGGTGGGGGAGCAGATCGCGGCGCTACGCGCCGACGCCCGAGAGCGGCACGGCTGGATCATGGACACCTATCTAGTCCGCGCCTAG
- a CDS encoding carboxymuconolactone decarboxylase family protein translates to MTNQDTVAALYADFAQMAIEVGQHAWGIANLTMREKVFVFVAADLCARSLGFALKTHVEMARSQGVSVASIREAVHHLAPYVGYPTAAEALIALAEIDGADAPDPQRADRLEVDATTLHRIDGLDAQFAGFVQRQYADRWGRPDLTVRERALCTIATDVLNGTLDESFALHVDLALGHGAGMAQVRAVLLLVAESVSPRRGGPTARLNHSAATRTRRGLDRCP, encoded by the coding sequence TTGACCAACCAGGACACGGTGGCCGCGTTATACGCAGACTTTGCGCAGATGGCGATCGAGGTGGGCCAGCACGCCTGGGGCATCGCCAATCTGACGATGCGGGAGAAGGTGTTTGTCTTCGTGGCCGCCGACCTGTGCGCCCGCAGCCTCGGCTTTGCGCTCAAAACCCACGTCGAAATGGCTCGGTCCCAAGGTGTTTCCGTCGCTTCGATCCGCGAAGCGGTACACCACCTCGCGCCGTATGTCGGATACCCGACCGCGGCTGAGGCACTGATTGCGCTCGCTGAGATCGATGGCGCCGACGCGCCTGATCCGCAGCGCGCTGATCGTCTTGAGGTGGACGCGACGACACTGCACCGAATCGACGGCCTCGACGCCCAATTCGCCGGCTTCGTCCAGCGGCAGTACGCCGACAGGTGGGGGCGACCGGATCTGACGGTCCGCGAGCGGGCTTTGTGCACCATCGCCACTGACGTTCTCAACGGGACACTGGACGAGTCGTTTGCCCTGCACGTCGATCTGGCACTGGGTCACGGCGCCGGCATGGCCCAGGTCCGCGCGGTGCTTTTGCTGGTCGCCGAATCGGTATCGCCAAGGCGTGGCGGGCCTACCGCGCGCTTGAATCACTCGGCGGCGACGCGCACTAGGCGCGGACTAGATAGGTGTCCATGA
- a CDS encoding phage holin family protein: MGLFVLRAALTGFALWVVTLIVPGMSFVGGDTRLQRVGIIFVVAVIFGLVNAFVKPIVQILSIPLYILTLGLFHIVVNALMLWITAWITRHTTHWGLHIDHFWWTAIWAAIVLSIVSWVLSLAVRDVSRATRG; the protein is encoded by the coding sequence ATGGGGCTCTTTGTTCTGCGCGCGGCACTGACCGGTTTCGCGCTGTGGGTGGTCACTTTGATCGTGCCCGGGATGAGCTTTGTCGGCGGAGATACCCGGCTGCAGCGGGTCGGCATCATCTTCGTCGTCGCGGTGATCTTCGGGCTGGTCAACGCGTTCGTCAAACCGATCGTGCAGATCCTGTCGATCCCGCTTTACATCCTCACCCTGGGCCTGTTTCACATCGTCGTCAACGCGTTGATGCTCTGGATCACGGCGTGGATCACCCGCCACACCACGCACTGGGGGCTGCACATCGACCACTTCTGGTGGACAGCGATCTGGGCGGCCATCGTGTTGTCGATCGTGAGCTGGGTGCTGTCGCTGGCGGTTCGCGACGTTAGCCGCGCCACCCGCGGGTGA
- a CDS encoding zinc finger domain-containing protein, whose translation MPGIAALGPDALAISPDDLAGLLAGQSGRVKTVLTDQKVIAGIGNAYSDEILHTARISPFATAAKLSREQVATLHDAMVSVLSDAVTRSVGQQAAMLKGEKRSGLRVHARTGLPCPVCGDTVREVSFADKSFQYCPTCQTGGKVLADRRMSRLLK comes from the coding sequence GTGCCCGGCATCGCGGCATTGGGCCCCGATGCGCTAGCGATCAGCCCCGACGACCTGGCCGGTCTGCTGGCCGGGCAGAGCGGCCGGGTCAAGACGGTGTTGACCGATCAGAAGGTCATCGCCGGGATCGGCAACGCCTACAGCGACGAGATCTTGCACACCGCACGGATTTCGCCATTCGCCACGGCCGCGAAACTCTCGCGTGAGCAGGTCGCCACGCTGCACGACGCGATGGTGTCGGTGCTCAGCGACGCGGTCACCCGCTCGGTCGGCCAACAGGCCGCGATGCTCAAGGGCGAAAAGCGCTCTGGATTGCGGGTGCACGCCCGTACCGGTTTGCCCTGTCCGGTGTGCGGGGACACCGTGCGTGAGGTGTCGTTCGCCGACAAGTCGTTTCAGTATTGCCCGACCTGCCAGACCGGCGGCAAGGTGTTGGCCGACCGGCGGATGTCGCGGCTGCTGAAGTAG
- a CDS encoding SDR family oxidoreductase: MIRQKILITGASSGLGAEMARQFAAKGRDLALCARRTDRLDELKTELTQQHPNSTVAVAALDVNDHEQVPKVFAELSDTLGGIDRIIVNAGIGKGAPLGSGKLWANKATIETNLVAALVQIETALEMFKQAGSGHLVLISSVLGAKGVPGVKAAYAASKAGIRSLGESLRAEYAGGPIKVSVIEPGYIESEMTAKSESTLFMVDNETGVRALVNAIEREPGRAAVPWWPWAPLVQLMRVLPPRMTKYLA, from the coding sequence GTGATTCGCCAGAAGATCCTCATCACCGGTGCGAGCTCCGGCCTGGGCGCAGAGATGGCGCGACAGTTCGCCGCCAAAGGCCGCGACCTGGCGCTGTGCGCCCGTCGCACCGACCGGCTCGACGAGCTGAAAACCGAGTTGACGCAGCAACATCCGAATAGCACGGTGGCCGTTGCCGCGCTCGACGTCAACGACCACGAGCAGGTGCCAAAAGTGTTCGCCGAGCTGTCCGACACGCTCGGCGGCATCGACCGGATCATCGTCAACGCCGGCATCGGCAAGGGGGCGCCGCTGGGCTCGGGCAAGCTGTGGGCCAACAAGGCGACCATCGAGACCAACCTGGTGGCCGCCTTGGTTCAGATCGAAACCGCGCTGGAGATGTTCAAACAGGCCGGTTCGGGACACTTGGTGCTCATCTCGTCGGTGCTCGGCGCCAAAGGAGTGCCCGGCGTCAAGGCCGCCTACGCCGCCAGCAAAGCCGGCATCCGCTCGCTGGGGGAATCGCTGCGCGCCGAATACGCGGGTGGTCCGATCAAGGTGTCGGTGATCGAGCCCGGCTACATCGAGTCGGAGATGACCGCCAAATCGGAGTCGACGTTGTTCATGGTGGACAACGAAACCGGTGTGCGGGCCCTGGTCAATGCCATCGAGCGCGAGCCGGGCCGGGCCGCGGTGCCGTGGTGGCCGTGGGCGCCGCTGGTGCAGCTGATGCGGGTGCTGCCGCCGCGGATGACCAAGTACCTCGCGTAG
- the pgi gene encoding glucose-6-phosphate isomerase, with the protein MASVQQIPDISATSAWHALRRHHDEIKDTHLRQLFADDPDRGRDFTVTVGDLYIDYSKHRVTRETLRLLIDLAHAAGLEQRRDDMFAGKHINTSENRAVLHTALRLPRDAELVVDGQNVVEDVHAVLDAMGDFTDRVRSGEWTGATGKRIACVVNIGIGGSDLGPVMVYQALRHYADAGISARFVSNVDPADLTAKLADLDPATTLFIVSSKTFSTLETLTNATAARRWLTAALGDAAVAKHFVAVSTNKKLVEEFGIDTANMFGFWDWVGGRYSVDSAIGLSVMAAVGRQRFAEFLSGFHIVDEHFKSAPLQSNAPALLGLIGVWYSNFFGAQSRAVLPYSNDMARFAAYLQQLTMESNGKSVRADGTPVTTDTGEIYWGEPGTNGQHAFYQLLHQGTRLIPADFIGFSQPLNDLPDADGTGSMHDLLMSNFFAQTQVLAFGKTAEEIAAEGTPPDVVPHKVMPGNRPTTSILATRLTPSVLGQLIALYEHQVFTEGVVWGIDSFDQWGVELGKTQAKALLPVISGDGPPDQQSDSSTDALVRRYRVERGRPA; encoded by the coding sequence ATGGCCTCTGTCCAACAGATTCCTGACATCTCCGCCACCAGCGCGTGGCACGCCCTGCGCAGGCATCACGACGAGATCAAAGACACCCACCTGCGCCAGCTGTTCGCCGACGACCCTGACCGCGGTCGCGATTTCACGGTGACGGTCGGCGACCTCTACATCGACTACAGCAAACACCGGGTAACGCGCGAAACGCTCAGGCTGCTGATCGACCTGGCGCATGCGGCGGGCCTTGAGCAGCGCCGCGACGACATGTTCGCCGGCAAGCACATCAACACCTCGGAAAACCGGGCGGTGCTGCATACCGCGCTGCGCCTGCCGCGCGACGCCGAGCTGGTCGTCGACGGCCAAAACGTCGTCGAGGACGTGCACGCGGTGCTCGACGCGATGGGGGATTTCACCGACCGGGTGCGCAGCGGCGAGTGGACCGGCGCTACCGGCAAACGCATCGCATGCGTGGTCAACATCGGCATCGGCGGCTCGGACCTCGGTCCGGTGATGGTGTATCAGGCCCTGCGCCACTATGCCGACGCCGGCATCTCGGCGCGTTTCGTGTCTAACGTCGATCCCGCGGATTTGACCGCGAAGCTGGCTGACTTAGACCCTGCCACAACACTTTTCATCGTTTCGTCGAAGACGTTTTCCACGCTGGAGACGCTGACCAATGCCACCGCCGCGCGGCGGTGGCTGACCGCGGCACTCGGCGACGCCGCGGTGGCCAAGCATTTCGTCGCGGTCTCGACAAACAAGAAGCTGGTCGAGGAGTTCGGCATCGACACCGCCAACATGTTCGGATTCTGGGACTGGGTCGGCGGACGGTATTCGGTCGACTCGGCGATTGGGCTTTCGGTGATGGCCGCCGTCGGCCGACAACGGTTCGCCGAGTTCCTGTCCGGTTTCCACATCGTCGACGAGCACTTCAAGAGCGCACCGCTGCAGTCCAACGCGCCGGCTCTGCTGGGGCTGATCGGAGTGTGGTACTCCAATTTCTTTGGCGCGCAATCGCGGGCCGTGCTGCCGTATTCCAACGACATGGCACGCTTCGCCGCCTATCTGCAGCAATTGACCATGGAATCCAACGGCAAGTCGGTGCGCGCCGACGGCACACCCGTCACCACTGATACCGGTGAGATCTATTGGGGTGAGCCGGGAACCAACGGCCAGCACGCCTTCTACCAGCTGCTGCACCAGGGCACACGGCTGATACCGGCCGATTTCATCGGTTTTTCCCAACCGCTCAACGACCTGCCGGACGCCGACGGCACGGGCAGCATGCACGACCTGCTGATGAGCAACTTCTTCGCCCAGACCCAGGTGCTGGCCTTCGGCAAGACCGCCGAGGAGATCGCCGCCGAAGGCACACCACCAGATGTGGTGCCGCACAAGGTGATGCCCGGCAACCGGCCCACCACGTCGATCCTGGCGACCCGGTTGACGCCATCGGTGCTGGGACAGCTGATCGCGCTCTACGAGCACCAGGTGTTCACCGAGGGCGTGGTGTGGGGCATCGACTCGTTCGACCAGTGGGGTGTGGAACTGGGCAAGACGCAGGCCAAGGCGCTGCTGCCGGTGATCAGCGGTGACGGGCCGCCGGACCAGCAGTCGGACAGCTCAACTGACGCGCTGGTGCGCCGATACCGCGTGGAGCGCGGCCGTCCGGCCTGA
- a CDS encoding SDR family oxidoreductase, producing MAELILVTGGTGTVGCVVSERLLDAGAQVRVLSRGLRSIGRAPHVVGDVRTGEGLTEAMRDVDTIVHCVDPAHHVVDAALAAAKPHLVFISIVGVDRVPLGYYQRKLADEQLIMGSGLPWTVLRTTQFHDLIAAALRMLAKPPILVVPAGWRAQPIDVREVGARLAELALDGPAGRVAEMGGPEVLPIAELARRYLAAVGKRRPVVSLPLPGRVSRGYRTGGNLTPEHAVGTIPFERYLDEQLAAGTWPYSDAIRSYLRLPRRFRSR from the coding sequence ATGGCCGAGCTGATCCTGGTCACCGGTGGCACCGGAACGGTCGGGTGCGTCGTCAGCGAACGCCTTCTCGATGCCGGAGCGCAGGTGCGCGTTCTCAGCCGCGGTCTGCGTTCGATCGGCCGCGCACCCCATGTGGTGGGCGATGTCCGTACCGGCGAAGGACTCACCGAAGCGATGCGGGACGTCGACACGATCGTGCACTGCGTCGACCCGGCTCACCACGTCGTCGATGCTGCGCTTGCGGCCGCAAAACCGCATCTGGTTTTCATTTCGATCGTCGGTGTCGACCGGGTACCGCTCGGCTATTACCAGCGCAAGCTCGCCGACGAGCAGCTGATCATGGGCTCCGGGTTGCCGTGGACAGTGCTGCGCACCACGCAATTTCACGATCTGATCGCCGCGGCGCTGCGGATGCTGGCCAAACCGCCGATCCTGGTGGTCCCGGCGGGGTGGCGAGCGCAGCCCATCGATGTTCGCGAGGTGGGCGCACGCCTGGCCGAACTCGCGTTAGACGGTCCCGCCGGGCGGGTCGCCGAGATGGGTGGCCCGGAAGTGCTACCGATCGCCGAGCTGGCCCGGCGGTATCTGGCGGCGGTGGGCAAACGACGACCGGTGGTGTCGCTACCCCTGCCCGGTCGCGTCTCTCGCGGCTACCGCACCGGCGGCAACCTAACACCCGAGCATGCGGTGGGCACCATACCGTTCGAGCGGTACCTCGACGAGCAACTGGCCGCGGGCACGTGGCCCTACAGCGACGCGATTCGCTCCTATCTGCGGCTGCCGCGACGCTTCCGGTCACGCTGA
- a CDS encoding chorismate mutase → MRPRPPHNENAETKPMETEQLPDIDELRQEIDRLDAEILAAVKRRTEISREIGKLRMASGGTRLVHSREMKVIERYSELGPDGKDLAMLLLRMGRGRLGH, encoded by the coding sequence ATGAGACCAAGACCCCCACACAACGAGAACGCGGAGACCAAACCCATGGAAACCGAACAGCTTCCTGACATCGACGAGCTGCGGCAGGAAATCGACCGCCTCGATGCCGAGATCCTCGCCGCAGTCAAACGCCGCACCGAGATATCCCGGGAAATCGGCAAGCTGCGGATGGCCTCCGGCGGCACCCGTCTGGTGCACAGCCGTGAGATGAAGGTCATCGAGCGCTACAGCGAGCTTGGTCCCGACGGCAAAGATCTGGCCATGCTTTTGCTTCGGATGGGCCGAGGTCGGCTCGGTCACTAG